The Arachis ipaensis cultivar K30076 chromosome B07, Araip1.1, whole genome shotgun sequence genome includes a window with the following:
- the LOC107608889 gene encoding deoxyuridine 5'-triphosphate nucleotidohydrolase isoform X2 — protein MTGPVFITLLLNQRYPHFCNSLVLTMAQPDSHATNGSTVAEIQEPSPKILKVHQDADISTNLASLLRVKKLSDNAVLPSRASSLSAGYDLSSAVETKIPARGKALVATDLSISIPEGTYARIAPRSGLALKHSIDVGAGVIDADYRGPVGVILFNHSDVDFEVKVGDRVAQLILEKIVTPDVVEVEDLDSTVRGEGGFGSTGV, from the exons atgaccggtccggttttcataACCTTG CTTCTTAACCAACGCTATCCTCATTTCTGCAACAGCCTTGTTCTCACCATGGCCCAACCAGACTCCCACGCCACCAACGGCTCCACCGTCGCCGAGATCCAAGAGCCCTCCCCCAAGATCCTCAAGGTCCACCAAGACGCTGACATTTCCACCAACCTTGCTTCTCTCCTCCGTGTAAAGAAGCTCTCCGACAACGCCGTTCTTCCCTCTAGGGCTTCTTCTCTCTCCGCTGGTTACGATCTCTCCAG TGCTGTGGAGACGAAGATTCCGGCGAGAGGCAAAGCTCTGGTGGCTACTGATCTCAGCATTTCGATTCCAGAAGGCACCTATGCCCGAATTG CTCCGCGATCGGGTCTTGCATTGAAGCATTCTATTGACGTTGGTGCGGGGGTGATTGACGCTGATTACAGAGGACCGGTTGGGGTGATACTGTTCAACCATTCGGATGTTGATTTTGAGGTGAAGGTTGGTGACAGAGTTGCACAGCTGATTTTGGAGAAGATTGTGACTCCTGATGTTGTTGAGGTTGAGGATTTGGATTCAACTGTTAGGGGTGAAGGTGGGTTTGGATCAACCGGTGTTTGA
- the LOC107608889 gene encoding deoxyuridine 5'-triphosphate nucleotidohydrolase isoform X1 produces MAGKFGATIPLSILPLYKPFASTSYSLSFQSFSLLNQRYPHFCNSLVLTMAQPDSHATNGSTVAEIQEPSPKILKVHQDADISTNLASLLRVKKLSDNAVLPSRASSLSAGYDLSSAVETKIPARGKALVATDLSISIPEGTYARIAPRSGLALKHSIDVGAGVIDADYRGPVGVILFNHSDVDFEVKVGDRVAQLILEKIVTPDVVEVEDLDSTVRGEGGFGSTGV; encoded by the exons ATGGCGGGAAAATTTGGCGCCACTATTCCACTCTCCATTCTTCCTCTATATAAACCCTTTGCTTCCACTTCTTATTCCCTGTCCTTTCAATCCTTCTCTCTTCTTAACCAACGCTATCCTCATTTCTGCAACAGCCTTGTTCTCACCATGGCCCAACCAGACTCCCACGCCACCAACGGCTCCACCGTCGCCGAGATCCAAGAGCCCTCCCCCAAGATCCTCAAGGTCCACCAAGACGCTGACATTTCCACCAACCTTGCTTCTCTCCTCCGTGTAAAGAAGCTCTCCGACAACGCCGTTCTTCCCTCTAGGGCTTCTTCTCTCTCCGCTGGTTACGATCTCTCCAG TGCTGTGGAGACGAAGATTCCGGCGAGAGGCAAAGCTCTGGTGGCTACTGATCTCAGCATTTCGATTCCAGAAGGCACCTATGCCCGAATTG CTCCGCGATCGGGTCTTGCATTGAAGCATTCTATTGACGTTGGTGCGGGGGTGATTGACGCTGATTACAGAGGACCGGTTGGGGTGATACTGTTCAACCATTCGGATGTTGATTTTGAGGTGAAGGTTGGTGACAGAGTTGCACAGCTGATTTTGGAGAAGATTGTGACTCCTGATGTTGTTGAGGTTGAGGATTTGGATTCAACTGTTAGGGGTGAAGGTGGGTTTGGATCAACCGGTGTTTGA